In uncultured Bacteroides sp., one genomic interval encodes:
- the purN gene encoding phosphoribosylglycinamide formyltransferase, producing MSIKIAIFGSGSGTNAENIIQYFKGNPSIEVTLVLSNKADAYILERARLHHIPSAVFTKTDFNNVVELLALLKEHEVDFIVLAGFLLQIPVDLIHAYPNKIINIHPALLPNYGGKGMYGNRVHEAVIASGDKFSGITIHYIDEHYDSGSVIFQAKCDVLHEDTPHDLATRIHALEYKYFPKVIEETICKEFKLSFE from the coding sequence ATGAGTATTAAAATAGCAATATTTGGTTCAGGTTCAGGGACGAATGCCGAAAATATAATTCAATATTTTAAAGGCAATCCGTCTATTGAAGTTACTCTGGTTTTATCTAATAAAGCAGATGCTTATATATTAGAAAGAGCTAGATTGCATCATATCCCTTCTGCTGTGTTTACTAAAACTGATTTTAATAATGTTGTAGAACTTCTCGCTTTGCTTAAAGAGCATGAAGTTGATTTTATTGTTCTTGCCGGGTTTCTTCTTCAGATTCCTGTAGACTTGATTCACGCGTATCCTAATAAAATAATAAATATACATCCGGCATTGCTTCCTAATTATGGGGGGAAAGGGATGTATGGCAACCGTGTTCATGAGGCTGTGATTGCATCGGGCGATAAATTTTCAGGTATTACTATACATTATATAGATGAGCATTATGATTCTGGTAGTGTAATCTTTCAGGCTAAGTGTGATGTTCTTCATGAAGATACTCCTCACGATTTAGCTACAAGGATTCATGCCCTGGAATATAAATACTTCCCCAAAGTAATTGAAGAGACTATCTGCAAAGAGTTTAAGTTGTCTTTCGAATAA
- the fabF gene encoding beta-ketoacyl-ACP synthase II, producing MELKRVVVTGLGALTPIGNTIPEFWENLVNGVSGAGPITHFDTSLFKTKFACEVKNFDANQYIDRKEARKMDRYTQYAVAVAKQAVTDSDLDLEKEDLNRIGVIFGAGIGGIQTFEEEVKNYAANKENGPKFNPFFIPKMISDIAAGQISIMYGFHGPNFATVSACATSSNAIADAFNYIRLNKANVIVTGGSEAAITEAGVGGFNAMHALSTRNDDAARASRPFSASRDGFIMGEGGGCLVLEELEHAKARGAKIYAEIVGTGLSADAYHLTASHPEGLGAILVMRNALEDAEMKPEEIDYINVHGTSTPVGDISESKAIKEVFGEHAYKLNISSTKSMTGHLLGAAGAVEAIASILAIKNGIVPPTINHEDGDNDENIDYNLNFTFNKAQKREVNVALSNTFGFGGHNACVIFKKYSE from the coding sequence ATGGAATTAAAAAGAGTTGTAGTAACAGGTCTTGGTGCTCTTACTCCTATAGGCAACACTATTCCCGAATTTTGGGAAAATTTGGTTAATGGTGTGAGCGGAGCAGGACCTATTACTCATTTTGATACGTCTTTGTTTAAAACTAAATTCGCTTGCGAAGTAAAGAACTTTGATGCAAATCAATACATTGATCGCAAGGAAGCAAGAAAGATGGATCGTTACACACAGTATGCAGTTGCTGTAGCTAAACAAGCTGTAACAGATTCAGATCTTGATCTTGAGAAAGAAGATTTAAACAGAATTGGTGTAATCTTTGGTGCTGGAATTGGTGGTATTCAAACTTTTGAAGAAGAAGTAAAGAACTATGCTGCCAACAAAGAAAACGGCCCAAAATTCAATCCTTTCTTTATCCCAAAAATGATTTCGGATATTGCAGCAGGACAGATCTCCATCATGTATGGTTTTCACGGTCCTAACTTTGCAACTGTATCTGCTTGTGCAACTTCTTCAAATGCCATAGCTGATGCATTTAACTATATCCGATTGAACAAAGCAAATGTTATTGTAACCGGCGGATCTGAAGCAGCTATTACTGAAGCAGGTGTAGGCGGTTTTAATGCAATGCACGCTTTGTCAACACGAAACGATGATGCAGCAAGAGCTTCTCGCCCATTCAGCGCAAGCCGCGATGGATTCATTATGGGTGAAGGTGGCGGATGCCTCGTTTTGGAAGAATTGGAACACGCCAAAGCACGTGGTGCAAAAATTTACGCTGAAATTGTTGGAACTGGTCTTTCTGCTGACGCATATCACTTAACAGCTTCTCACCCAGAAGGTTTAGGAGCTATTTTGGTAATGAGGAATGCACTGGAAGACGCTGAAATGAAACCGGAAGAAATTGATTATATCAATGTTCACGGAACATCTACTCCTGTAGGTGATATTTCAGAATCAAAAGCAATCAAAGAAGTATTTGGCGAACATGCTTATAAGCTGAATATTAGTTCTACTAAATCTATGACTGGCCACCTTCTTGGTGCTGCCGGTGCTGTTGAAGCTATTGCAAGTATTTTGGCTATTAAGAATGGAATCGTTCCTCCAACTATCAATCATGAAGATGGAGACAATGACGAAAACATTGACTATAACCTGAATTTTACCTTTAACAAGGC
- a CDS encoding acyl carrier protein, with amino-acid sequence MSEIESRVKAIIVDKLGVEESEVTLEASFTNDLGADSLDTVELIMEFEKEFGISIPDDQAEKIATVGDAVSYIETAKA; translated from the coding sequence ATGTCTGAAATTGAATCAAGAGTAAAAGCGATTATCGTTGATAAATTAGGCGTTGAAGAATCTGAAGTTACTTTAGAAGCAAGCTTCACAAATGATCTAGGTGCAGATTCACTTGATACTGTAGAACTTATTATGGAATTCGAAAAAGAATTCGGAATCTCTATCCCTGATGATCAAGCAGAAAAAATTGCAACTGTAGGCGACGCTGTATCTTACATCGAAACTGCTAAAGCTTAA